A single region of the Desulfobaculum xiamenense genome encodes:
- a CDS encoding DUF6899 family protein produces MPYITQDRREAFDDLLEQLAANVESEGEMNYCIYRLASLVVERTGESYAKLAMCSSAMEHAKLEWYRRHLAPYEDRKIAENGDIR; encoded by the coding sequence ATGCCATACATCACGCAGGACCGCCGCGAAGCCTTCGACGACCTTCTCGAACAGCTCGCGGCCAATGTCGAGAGCGAAGGGGAAATGAACTACTGCATCTACAGGCTGGCCTCGCTGGTGGTCGAGCGCACGGGCGAAAGCTACGCCAAGCTCGCCATGTGTTCGAGCGCCATGGAACACGCCAAGCTCGAATGGTACCGCAGGCATCTCGCCCCCTACGAAGACCGCAAGATCGCCGAAAACGGCGACATTCGCTGA
- the fcl gene encoding GDP-L-fucose synthase, with the protein MHRDSKIYVAGHRGLVGSAIVRALGRAGYGNIITATHAQCDLTEQAAVRDFLALHKPEYVFMAAARVGGILANDTRPAEFIRDNLAIETNIIHEAWASGVRKFLFLGSSCIYPRLAPQPMREEHLLTGPLESTNEWYAIAKIAGIKMCQAYRRQYGFDAISLMPTNLYGPADNFDPVSSHVVPALIRKFHEAKALGAKQASVWGTGTPRREFLHVDDLAEACVFLMRNYSGEDIVNVGTGRDMSIRELAEMIRDIVGFDGDIVFDASRPDGTPQKLLDVSRLTALGWHPARDLREGLAETYAWFTANAASRA; encoded by the coding sequence ATGCACAGGGACTCGAAAATCTACGTCGCCGGACACCGGGGCCTTGTCGGCTCGGCCATCGTCCGCGCCCTCGGCCGCGCCGGATACGGCAACATCATAACCGCCACCCACGCCCAGTGCGACCTCACCGAACAGGCCGCCGTGCGCGACTTCCTCGCCCTGCACAAGCCGGAATACGTCTTTATGGCCGCGGCGCGCGTGGGCGGCATCCTCGCCAACGACACCCGCCCGGCGGAATTCATCCGCGACAACCTCGCCATCGAAACAAATATCATCCACGAGGCATGGGCCAGCGGCGTCCGCAAATTCCTGTTCCTCGGCTCGTCGTGCATCTATCCGCGCCTCGCTCCGCAGCCCATGCGCGAGGAGCACCTGCTCACGGGACCGCTGGAATCCACCAACGAGTGGTACGCCATCGCCAAGATAGCGGGCATCAAGATGTGTCAGGCCTATCGCCGCCAGTACGGGTTCGACGCCATAAGCCTCATGCCGACCAACCTCTATGGCCCCGCCGACAACTTCGACCCGGTGAGCTCCCACGTGGTGCCCGCCCTCATCCGCAAGTTCCACGAGGCCAAGGCCTTGGGCGCGAAGCAGGCCTCGGTATGGGGCACCGGCACGCCCCGGCGCGAATTCCTGCACGTGGACGACCTCGCCGAAGCCTGCGTGTTCCTCATGCGCAACTACTCCGGCGAGGACATCGTCAACGTCGGCACCGGTCGCGACATGAGCATCCGCGAACTGGCAGAGATGATCCGCGACATCGTCGGCTTCGACGGAGACATCGTCTTCGACGCCTCCCGCCCCGACGGCACGCCGCAAAAACTCCTCGACGTGTCGAGGCTCACGGCGCTTGGCTGGCACCCAGCGCGCGACCTCCGCGAGGGGCTCGCCGAAACCTACGCATGGTTCACGGCCAACGCCGCGTCCCGCGCCTAG
- a CDS encoding DegT/DnrJ/EryC1/StrS family aminotransferase: MKMPFIDLKTQYRHIENDIKKRIIDVLEHGQYIMGPEVHELDAKLAEFAGVKHAISCSSGTDALLLALMAHGVGPGDAVFTTPFTFVATAEVIALTGATPIFVDIDPVTFNIDVDALRRAIMALKTGETAGCRLPRCAKDLTPRGIIPVDLFGIPADYDAIMDLAQKHGMFVLEDGAQSFGATYKGRRTGSLGHVAATSFFPAKPLGGYGDGGAVFTDDDQMASLMRSIMIHGMGENRYENVRVGINGRLDSIQAAVLLAKLPIFPGELAERQRVADRYTELLAGVPGLVTPTVPEHCTSAWAQYSLLAEDRNLIQKALREADIPSMIYYPLPLHQQKAFASLGYREGDMPVTEDSASRIFSLPMHPYLEDAQIVEICNVIRDAVS, encoded by the coding sequence ATGAAAATGCCTTTCATCGACCTCAAGACCCAGTACCGCCACATCGAGAATGACATCAAGAAGCGCATCATCGACGTGCTCGAACACGGCCAGTACATCATGGGCCCCGAGGTGCACGAGCTTGACGCGAAGCTTGCGGAGTTCGCGGGCGTGAAGCACGCCATCAGCTGCTCCAGCGGCACGGACGCCCTGCTGCTGGCGCTCATGGCGCATGGCGTAGGCCCCGGCGACGCCGTGTTCACCACGCCGTTCACCTTCGTGGCCACCGCCGAGGTCATCGCCCTCACCGGCGCAACCCCGATCTTCGTGGACATCGACCCCGTGACCTTCAACATCGACGTGGACGCCCTGCGCCGCGCGATCATGGCCCTCAAGACCGGCGAGACCGCAGGCTGCCGCCTGCCTCGCTGCGCCAAGGACCTCACTCCCCGTGGCATCATCCCTGTGGACCTGTTCGGCATTCCCGCCGACTACGACGCCATCATGGATCTGGCCCAGAAGCACGGCATGTTCGTGCTGGAGGACGGCGCGCAGAGCTTCGGCGCGACCTACAAGGGCCGCCGCACCGGCTCCCTCGGCCACGTCGCGGCCACCAGCTTCTTCCCGGCCAAGCCGCTCGGCGGCTACGGCGACGGCGGCGCGGTGTTCACCGATGACGATCAGATGGCCAGCCTCATGCGCTCCATCATGATCCACGGCATGGGCGAAAACCGTTACGAGAACGTGCGCGTGGGCATCAACGGCCGCCTCGATTCCATCCAGGCCGCCGTGCTCCTCGCCAAGCTGCCCATCTTCCCCGGCGAGCTTGCCGAGCGCCAGCGCGTTGCCGATCGCTACACCGAGCTTCTGGCCGGTGTGCCCGGTTTGGTCACCCCCACGGTGCCCGAACACTGCACCAGCGCGTGGGCGCAGTACTCCCTGCTGGCTGAGGATCGCAACCTCATCCAGAAGGCCCTGCGCGAGGCGGACATTCCGTCCATGATCTACTACCCGCTGCCCCTGCACCAGCAGAAGGCCTTCGCTTCCCTCGGCTACCGTGAGGGCGACATGCCCGTCACCGAGGACAGCGCAAGCCGCATCTTCAGCCTGCCCATGCATCCCTATCTGGAGGACGCGCAGATCGTGGAGATCTGCAACGTCATCCGCGACGCGGTGAGCTAA
- a CDS encoding M16 family metallopeptidase, which translates to MLRKLVLLIGALCMSASLNAAPTAFAQTGPALSVLPNGLKVLVQRDTRFPLVSLRLYVHAGSAFEQPEQAGISHLLEHMVFKGSEHRAAGQVAEDVEGAGGYLNASTSFDYTVYKIDVPAERIELGLDVLKDMTFGASIDPEELEREKKVVLAELERGEDSPTSRLFQSIQPMLWKGTPYAWPIIGYRDTVSAITRDNIRNYVARHYQPQSMLAVVCGDVNEADALALVEKYFGELRNDVTITPKQPLPLPENGGPRYAVAKGPWNKAYVALAFPLPSLHSDDVPGLDLLSHMLGGDDTSRLYRRFKYELGLVDSISAFSMTLDQAGMLYVSAVLDADKLEKFWTELHATLAALGADSFTDGELRRARLNLEDSLYSSKETIGGLTSKIGYFQFFENGVDAEDRYISRMEAVDRAELGRLIATYISPESMCVAVQLPDNGDEPQKVEASLAAAVNKAWPGTTAKRHADAAGSRGDTETIDLGNGHSVILQPDGTLPYTSITLVYGGGDALLFPDEQGLAALTANALTKGAGNLSAPQYEDFLSDRAAGISASVGRDMFAVSARYPSRFESDMLGLFANTLNAPTFADEEVDRARTEQVAGIRASEDQPLGLAFRRMFPFLFTGSGYGYLHEGLPEELSRFGAKEVKDFWSRQARQRWTLCVCGSFDREAILALANDIAAKGKAEPFVFPTPEWNADRQLELKLAERNQSHIIVVFPVPGSDSAETAGLDLLRQTLAGQGGLLFRELRDRQGLGYTVTAFLWQAPNTGLMAFYIGTYPDKMEQAMQGFRDTVAALHADTLPADVVDRARNLLHGDYYREHQSLSSRSREAAWQSIRGYALDHNRKLIDEAQTITPEALRELSQKYLDWDRAYVITVEP; encoded by the coding sequence ATGCTTCGCAAACTTGTTCTGCTCATCGGGGCGCTGTGCATGAGCGCATCGCTTAACGCCGCACCGACGGCTTTCGCGCAGACCGGCCCGGCACTCTCGGTTCTGCCCAACGGTCTCAAGGTCCTCGTCCAGCGCGACACGCGCTTCCCGCTGGTGTCGCTGCGCCTGTACGTGCACGCCGGTTCCGCCTTCGAGCAGCCGGAACAGGCGGGCATAAGCCACCTGCTGGAGCACATGGTCTTCAAGGGCTCCGAACACCGCGCAGCGGGACAGGTGGCCGAGGACGTCGAAGGCGCGGGCGGCTACCTGAACGCCTCCACCAGCTTCGACTACACCGTCTACAAGATCGACGTCCCGGCCGAGCGCATCGAGCTTGGCCTCGACGTTCTTAAGGATATGACCTTCGGCGCATCCATCGACCCCGAGGAGCTGGAGCGAGAGAAGAAGGTCGTCCTCGCCGAACTGGAGCGCGGCGAGGACTCGCCCACAAGCCGCCTGTTCCAGTCCATCCAACCGATGCTGTGGAAGGGCACGCCCTACGCGTGGCCCATCATCGGCTACCGTGACACCGTGTCCGCCATCACCCGCGACAACATCCGCAACTACGTGGCCCGCCACTACCAGCCGCAGTCCATGCTGGCCGTGGTCTGCGGCGACGTGAATGAAGCCGACGCCCTCGCCCTCGTGGAAAAATACTTCGGCGAGCTGCGAAACGACGTGACCATCACGCCCAAACAGCCCCTGCCGCTGCCGGAAAACGGCGGTCCGCGCTACGCCGTGGCCAAGGGTCCGTGGAACAAGGCCTACGTTGCGCTGGCCTTCCCCCTGCCAAGCCTGCATTCCGACGACGTGCCCGGCCTCGACCTGTTGAGCCACATGCTCGGCGGCGACGACACCTCGCGCCTGTACCGCCGCTTCAAATACGAGCTCGGCCTCGTGGACAGCATCTCCGCTTTCAGCATGACGCTCGATCAGGCCGGGATGCTCTACGTGTCCGCCGTGCTCGACGCCGACAAGCTCGAAAAGTTCTGGACCGAACTCCACGCCACGCTGGCCGCCCTCGGCGCAGACAGCTTCACGGACGGCGAACTGCGCCGCGCCCGCCTGAATCTGGAGGACTCGCTGTACTCCTCCAAGGAGACCATCGGTGGGCTGACCTCCAAAATCGGCTACTTCCAGTTCTTCGAAAACGGCGTTGACGCCGAGGACCGCTACATCTCGCGCATGGAGGCCGTGGACCGCGCCGAGCTCGGGCGGCTCATCGCCACCTACATCTCCCCCGAATCCATGTGCGTGGCCGTGCAGTTGCCCGACAACGGCGACGAGCCGCAAAAGGTCGAGGCCTCCCTCGCCGCTGCCGTGAACAAGGCGTGGCCGGGAACGACCGCCAAGCGCCACGCCGATGCGGCTGGCAGCCGTGGCGACACCGAGACCATCGACCTCGGCAACGGCCACAGCGTCATCCTCCAGCCTGACGGCACGCTACCCTACACGTCCATCACGCTGGTCTACGGCGGCGGTGACGCGCTACTGTTCCCGGACGAGCAGGGACTGGCCGCGCTGACCGCCAATGCGCTGACCAAGGGCGCGGGCAACCTCTCAGCCCCGCAGTACGAAGACTTCCTGTCCGACAGGGCGGCTGGCATCTCGGCCTCGGTGGGCCGCGACATGTTCGCCGTCTCCGCACGCTATCCCTCGCGCTTCGAGTCCGACATGCTCGGTCTGTTCGCCAACACGCTCAACGCGCCGACCTTCGCCGACGAGGAAGTGGACCGCGCCCGCACCGAACAGGTCGCAGGCATCCGCGCCAGCGAAGACCAGCCGCTGGGGCTGGCCTTCCGCCGCATGTTCCCCTTCCTGTTCACCGGTAGCGGCTACGGCTATCTGCATGAAGGCCTTCCCGAGGAACTGTCCCGCTTCGGTGCGAAGGAAGTGAAGGACTTCTGGAGCCGCCAGGCCCGTCAGCGCTGGACGCTGTGCGTCTGCGGCAGCTTCGACCGCGAGGCCATCCTCGCCCTTGCGAACGACATCGCCGCAAAGGGCAAGGCCGAGCCGTTCGTCTTCCCCACGCCGGAATGGAACGCGGACAGGCAGCTGGAGTTGAAACTGGCCGAACGCAACCAGTCGCACATCATCGTGGTCTTCCCGGTGCCGGGTTCGGACAGCGCCGAGACGGCAGGGCTGGACCTGCTGCGCCAGACACTGGCCGGGCAGGGCGGCCTGCTCTTCCGCGAACTGCGCGACAGGCAGGGGCTTGGCTACACGGTCACGGCCTTCCTGTGGCAGGCTCCGAACACTGGTCTCATGGCCTTCTACATCGGCACCTATCCGGACAAGATGGAGCAGGCCATGCAGGGATTCCGCGACACCGTCGCCGCCCTGCACGCCGACACCCTCCCCGCCGACGTCGTTGACCGCGCCCGCAACCTGCTGCACGGCGACTACTACCGCGAGCACCAGAGCCTGTCCTCTCGCTCGCGCGAGGCTGCGTGGCAGAGCATTCGCGGTTACGCACTCGACCACAACCGCAAGCTCATCGACGAGGCTCAGACCATCACGCCCGAGGCGCTGCGCGAACTGTCCCAAAAGTACCTCGACTGGGACCGCGCCTACGTCATCACCGTCGAACCCTGA
- a CDS encoding YhaN family protein, producing the protein MKFLTLNLEAYGPFTNSALRFSANGFGLHVVYGPNEAGKSSALRALTNLLYGIPERTQDDFIHQTKHLRIGARIAGNDGATLDIIRRKGRKNTLLDATGQPMDEGALASHLSGVSRETFETLFGISHRTLSEGGRDILRSGGGLGESLFAAGSGIANLRDILDALRAEQDALFTPRGRNQRLNAALTQHAAKVQEARDLATAPRVFEELREEFDRRSAERNAIQRDIDDLTRRVSRLDRLCSARPIILRRDALLAEQAHVANAPLLADDFARRREAAQTALAEQSALRARLAGDVSRLTTDIAALDVPEALLDMAARVEKVATTESAHRKAQLDRPRIEGECAEFRTRATRLLAGLRPDLDLADAGCLRLNRPQRETIRSAGEQLTRATDRQSAAEQAQRDTTRALDTARTALDALPAAPDVTELAATITRAQSFGDLRTRYAEALKEHQTAQKDVQTLLDRLPLWQGDIDKLTALPVPPEESVRTAEADAQRLDDAARTLDTDIDRLRHERLRRAADLEQASSGGTVPDHAELAAARSERDRTWRLVREAWCEKSDAYRAEFETPTALADTFDRRLHEGDATADDMFRHAERVTLRETAQSDLRRIDAELTQLTDQKKRLEREREDFTARWAALWNPCGITPLDPAGMRGWLGMRAEALRHAETLRSRRQTMDGIGDTVRACIDDITACMTALAQPLDADTRLQNAIARAEALVRDAETTRQTRCDMEREIRRLAAEAQTAKAVAEDAATLHEKARLDWKQAIAPLGLASIPAPREAFAALDDITDLFVALDEAASRRTRIDDIDREFAAFSTEVNALTAALAPELTTLRPEDAASQLGVRLNQTRANAEKRALLSAQLADARSALGETETAIARAEAHLRAMCAEANVTTADALPKAETASARRRETEKALREAENQILTFTGTDDPTAFADEVTDTDPDAANAELARLTTERDRAEEQRTALDREIGSLKTRLDALDGRSRAATCAEEAEQVLAGMQTDVDRLVRLRLASAVLTTEIERYRREHQNPVLTRAAKLFSTLTLGSFDGLRADIGEGDEPVLMGTRNGDQRIEVAAMSDGTRDQLYLSLRLAALSHYLDANPPLPFVVDDILVHFDDDRSRATLGVLAELARRTQVIFFTHHTRLCELARDAVPHDLLLELNLPGC; encoded by the coding sequence ATGAAATTCCTGACGCTCAACCTCGAAGCCTACGGCCCGTTCACGAACAGCGCGCTGCGCTTCTCCGCCAACGGATTCGGCCTGCACGTCGTCTACGGTCCCAACGAGGCAGGCAAAAGCTCCGCCCTGCGCGCCCTGACCAACCTGCTCTACGGCATCCCCGAACGCACGCAGGACGACTTCATCCATCAGACGAAGCACCTGCGCATCGGCGCGCGCATCGCCGGAAACGACGGCGCAACCCTCGACATTATCCGCCGCAAGGGCCGCAAGAACACGCTCCTCGACGCCACCGGCCAGCCTATGGACGAGGGCGCGCTCGCCTCGCACCTCTCCGGCGTCAGCCGCGAGACCTTCGAAACGCTCTTCGGCATCAGCCACCGCACCCTGTCCGAGGGCGGGCGCGACATCCTGCGCTCCGGCGGCGGACTTGGCGAAAGCCTGTTCGCGGCGGGGTCCGGCATCGCCAACCTGCGCGACATTCTCGACGCCCTTCGCGCCGAGCAGGACGCCCTGTTCACCCCGCGCGGCAGAAATCAACGCCTCAATGCCGCGCTGACCCAACATGCCGCCAAGGTGCAGGAGGCCCGCGATCTGGCCACCGCGCCCCGCGTCTTCGAGGAACTTCGCGAAGAGTTCGACCGGCGTAGCGCGGAACGCAACGCTATCCAGCGCGACATCGACGACCTCACCCGCCGCGTCAGCCGTCTGGACCGCCTGTGCTCGGCGCGGCCGATCATCCTGCGCAGGGACGCGCTCCTCGCCGAGCAGGCGCACGTGGCAAACGCCCCCCTGCTGGCGGACGATTTTGCCAGACGCCGGGAGGCCGCGCAGACCGCCCTCGCCGAGCAGAGCGCCCTTCGCGCGCGGCTCGCTGGCGACGTGTCACGGCTCACCACCGACATCGCCGCCCTCGACGTGCCCGAGGCGCTTCTCGACATGGCCGCGCGCGTGGAAAAAGTGGCGACGACCGAAAGCGCCCATCGCAAGGCCCAGCTGGACCGCCCCCGCATCGAGGGCGAATGTGCCGAATTCCGCACCCGTGCCACGCGCCTGCTGGCCGGACTGCGCCCGGACCTCGACCTCGCCGACGCGGGATGCCTGCGCCTGAACAGACCCCAGCGCGAAACCATCCGTAGCGCCGGGGAACAGCTCACCCGCGCCACGGACCGCCAAAGCGCGGCCGAACAGGCCCAGCGGGACACCACCCGCGCCCTCGACACGGCCCGCACGGCTCTCGACGCGCTTCCCGCCGCTCCCGACGTCACTGAACTCGCGGCCACCATCACCCGCGCCCAGTCCTTCGGCGACCTGCGCACGCGCTACGCCGAGGCCCTCAAGGAACATCAGACGGCCCAAAAGGACGTGCAAACGCTCCTCGATCGCCTCCCCCTATGGCAGGGAGACATCGACAAACTGACGGCCCTTCCCGTCCCGCCCGAGGAGTCCGTCCGCACCGCCGAGGCCGACGCACAGCGCCTCGACGATGCGGCCCGCACTCTCGATACGGACATCGACCGCCTGCGCCACGAACGCCTGCGCCGCGCGGCCGACCTCGAACAGGCCAGTTCCGGCGGCACGGTGCCCGACCACGCCGAACTCGCCGCCGCCCGCAGCGAGCGCGACCGGACATGGCGGCTCGTGCGCGAGGCGTGGTGCGAGAAAAGCGACGCCTACCGTGCCGAATTCGAAACCCCCACAGCCCTTGCCGACACGTTCGACCGCCGCCTGCACGAGGGCGACGCCACCGCGGACGACATGTTCCGCCACGCCGAGCGCGTCACCCTGCGCGAAACCGCCCAGAGCGACCTGCGCCGCATCGACGCCGAACTTACGCAGCTCACTGACCAGAAAAAACGGCTTGAGCGCGAACGCGAGGACTTCACCGCGCGCTGGGCCGCGTTGTGGAACCCCTGCGGCATAACGCCCCTCGACCCCGCAGGCATGCGCGGCTGGCTGGGCATGCGCGCCGAAGCCCTACGCCACGCCGAAACCCTGCGTTCCAGACGCCAGACCATGGACGGCATCGGGGACACCGTCCGCGCCTGCATCGACGACATCACCGCATGCATGACGGCCCTCGCCCAGCCCCTCGACGCGGATACGCGCCTCCAAAACGCCATCGCCCGCGCCGAGGCGCTCGTGCGCGACGCCGAAACCACACGCCAGACGCGCTGCGACATGGAGCGGGAAATCCGTCGCCTCGCCGCCGAAGCGCAGACTGCCAAGGCCGTAGCCGAGGACGCCGCGACTCTGCACGAAAAAGCCCGTCTGGACTGGAAACAGGCCATTGCTCCCCTCGGCCTCGCCAGCATCCCCGCACCGCGCGAGGCCTTCGCCGCCCTCGACGACATCACGGACCTCTTCGTAGCGCTGGACGAGGCGGCCTCGCGCCGCACGCGCATCGACGACATCGACCGGGAATTCGCCGCATTCTCCACCGAGGTGAACGCGCTGACCGCAGCCCTCGCGCCGGAGCTGACCACACTTCGCCCCGAGGACGCCGCATCGCAGCTTGGGGTGCGCCTCAATCAGACACGGGCCAATGCCGAAAAACGCGCCCTCCTCTCCGCTCAACTTGCGGACGCCCGCTCGGCACTCGGCGAAACGGAAACGGCCATCGCCCGCGCCGAGGCGCACCTTCGCGCCATGTGCGCCGAGGCCAACGTGACCACCGCCGACGCGCTCCCCAAAGCCGAAACAGCCTCCGCCCGCCGCAGGGAGACTGAAAAGGCCCTGCGCGAAGCGGAAAACCAGATTCTGACCTTCACCGGAACGGATGACCCCACGGCCTTTGCCGACGAGGTCACAGACACCGACCCCGACGCCGCCAACGCCGAACTGGCCCGCCTCACCACGGAGCGCGACAGGGCCGAAGAACAGCGCACCGCGCTGGACCGCGAAATCGGCAGCCTGAAGACCCGCCTCGACGCGCTGGACGGGCGCTCCCGCGCGGCGACCTGCGCGGAGGAAGCGGAACAGGTGCTGGCAGGCATGCAGACCGACGTGGACCGCCTCGTACGGCTGCGGCTGGCCTCCGCCGTGCTGACCACCGAAATCGAACGCTACCGCCGCGAACACCAGAACCCCGTGCTGACCCGCGCCGCAAAGCTCTTCAGCACGCTGACCCTCGGCTCCTTCGACGGCCTACGGGCCGACATCGGCGAGGGCGACGAGCCGGTGCTCATGGGCACGCGCAACGGCGACCAACGCATCGAGGTCGCCGCCATGAGCGACGGCACGCGCGACCAGCTCTACCTGAGCCTGCGGCTTGCCGCGCTCTCCCACTATCTGGACGCCAATCCGCCGCTGCCCTTTGTGGTGGACGACATCCTCGTGCATTTCGACGACGACCGCTCCCGCGCGACGCTTGGCGTTCTCGCGGAACTGGCGCGCCGGACGCAGGTGATCTTCTTCACCCACCACACGCGCCTGTGCGAACTGGCCCGCGACGCCGTTCCCCACGATCTTCTTCTCGAACTGAATCTTCCCGGATGCTAG
- a CDS encoding MucR family transcriptional regulator, with product MDDYLKEALEIVKAQASVRTLTEEEITSMVRKLADGIRGISEGTPRVEEKYEPDVDPRKAIREKSIINLEDGKPYKILTKKNLAKFGLTPDEYREKWGYKKGTPLICKALQRERRKKMKDMKLWEKRKEARRGKK from the coding sequence ATGGATGATTACTTGAAGGAAGCGCTGGAGATCGTCAAGGCGCAGGCCAGCGTGCGCACCCTGACCGAAGAGGAAATCACGTCCATGGTCAGGAAGCTGGCCGACGGCATCAGGGGAATTTCCGAGGGCACGCCGCGCGTGGAGGAGAAGTACGAGCCGGATGTCGACCCGCGCAAGGCCATCCGCGAGAAGTCCATCATCAATCTCGAAGACGGCAAGCCCTACAAGATACTCACCAAGAAGAATCTCGCCAAGTTCGGCCTGACCCCGGACGAATACCGCGAGAAATGGGGCTATAAGAAGGGCACCCCGCTCATCTGTAAGGCCCTGCAGCGCGAGCGCCGCAAGAAGATGAAAGACATGAAGCTGTGGGAGAAGAGGAAGGAAGCCCGTCGCGGCAAGAAATAG
- a CDS encoding DUF1318 domain-containing protein translates to MQRITRVLGWIGILGMLAACVTVNIYFPAAEVRQAADKIVDDVYGATPQKTPAPESPKAKPGDSSALPTILALLGPRAAHAQDATTVSNAAIRGLKDQIQNDHTALVPYYTSGHVGIGRDGSLALRDGGGLNMQQLAQVKRLIAADNSTRAALYAEVAKALQTTETDKVRAIFADTWRAKAAAGWWIQDDSGAWRQK, encoded by the coding sequence ATGCAACGGATCACTCGCGTTCTCGGCTGGATAGGCATCCTCGGCATGCTCGCGGCCTGCGTGACCGTGAACATCTACTTCCCGGCCGCCGAGGTGCGGCAGGCTGCGGACAAGATCGTCGATGACGTATACGGCGCAACGCCGCAAAAAACGCCCGCGCCCGAGAGCCCGAAGGCCAAACCCGGTGACTCCAGCGCCCTGCCGACGATCCTCGCGCTCCTCGGCCCACGCGCGGCCCACGCGCAGGACGCCACAACCGTCAGCAACGCCGCCATTCGCGGCCTCAAGGACCAGATACAAAACGACCACACCGCGCTCGTGCCCTACTACACCAGCGGGCACGTCGGCATCGGGCGAGACGGCTCGCTCGCACTGCGTGACGGCGGCGGGCTGAACATGCAGCAGCTCGCGCAGGTCAAGCGCCTCATCGCGGCGGACAACTCCACCCGCGCGGCGCTCTACGCCGAGGTGGCCAAGGCCCTGCAGACCACGGAGACGGACAAGGTCCGCGCCATCTTCGCCGACACATGGCGCGCCAAGGCCGCGGCAGGTTGGTGGATTCAGGACGATTCCGGCGCATGGCGGCAAAAGTAG